The following is a genomic window from Capnocytophaga stomatis.
GTCATCATTGATATAAACCTGATTATCTTCTACCCTATATGAGCTATTTTTACTTTTAATCGTTTCGCAATTTCCTTCTTTTATAAAAGAATGAGACAAAAAAACGGAATCATCATCAAACTTATAAAATGTTTTCTTTTCACAATCTGATAAATTTACATTAGGTTCAAATTGATTAGAAGAACTCTCCAGCATCCAAACGCCTTTAACCTTTTTAGTATCATTGAATTTACTTTTAGCACAACTAAAAGATAAAAATACCATAACTAATAATGTCAATATTTTTTTCATAACCGATTAAAATTTTATTTACTCTCAATTATCAAAAGACTTTCTTGCATATTGTACAATTCAATTCTTTTTCAGAATGTTATTGCTCTTCTTTGGTGTCTTTTTTACGCTTTTTGCGGATATTGCTCAACGCCTGTGCTATTTCGGTATTGATTTTATCGGCAAGACTTTTATAAGGAGCTTCCCCACGAACGAAAGCATACGCACCGATTGCCTTAGCAAAATGCTCAAAACTTTCCTGTGCTTCGGCTCTGGCAATTTTAGATTTACCAGTTTCCTCTTCCGACATTTTTTCAGTACGAGCGTTGTAAATCTTTTCAAATTCCTCATTTTGCTTGCCCAAAAGCGTAAGCCATTCTTCCAGATGCAATTCAGAAATAGTCCCTTTTAGCTTTTCGGACTGATTAATATCGTTAATAATATTCCGAATGGAAGTAGTCTCGGACTTAAAAGACTGTTTTGTAATCTTTTTGCCGTATTTTTCAATCTCATCAATAAGTTTTCTGGCTCTTCCTGCTTGAGCATCATCGGGCGAAAGAAAATAAGCACGTATTACACTTGTTATTGCCGTGAAAGTTCTATCTCTTGCCAAATCAGTTTCTTCTACTATTTTTGTTTCCTCTTTGGTAGTTTCTTTGGAAGTGGAACTATCAAGCACTTTCACTTTTTGTTCAAATACGTCAAAAATTGTCTTCAACTGCAACGTCTCCAAGTCTTCTTGTTTGGCAAAAGTGCAAATATTAAGCAATACTTGTGTATAATCCTTCTGCCGTAATTCTTTAAGGTAGGTTGTTTTTATCATTTCTTGTATTTTTAAAAGATTACTGCCGGCAAGATAGTTATTATTTTCTGATTTTCAAAAGAAAAGAATATTTTTCTATTTTATTTATCATTGTGAAGATTATTTCCGCAGACATTTTTTTCACAATCCGAATTAGGAAATATTTTTCCTATTACGGAATTTTACTAATCCCAAAGTGCTGATATTTTCCTGTTGCAGAATTTTGCTAACCCCAAAGTGCTGATGATTTCCTGTTGCAGAATTTTGCTAACCTCAAAGTGCTGATGATTTCCTGTTGCAGAATTTTACTAATCTCAAAGTGCTATCATTATTCCTATAACAGATTTTAACTATTCTTGAGGTGCTGATGTTTTCCTGTTAAATATTTTAACAATTATTGAGGTGCTATTACTGTTCTGTTAAAATTTTTATTTATTTCAGAAAGATAAAGTACAAAACCAAAACAGAACAACACTTGTCAAGCTGAGCAAAGTCGAAGCCCCTCCTCTTTTCCCCTCGACTACGCTCGGGGTGACACTAAAACTAAAACAGAATAACGCTTGTCAGGCTGAGCGAAGTCGAAGAACCTTCCCTTTTCCCCTCGACTACGCTCGGGGTGACATTAAAACCAAAACAGAACAACACTTGTCAGGCTGAGCGAAGTCGAAGCCCCTCCTCTTTTCCCCTCGACTACGCTCGGGGTGACACTAAAACCAAAACAGAACACCATCTGTCAGGCTGAGCGAAGTCGAAGCCCATTACCTTTTCCCCTCGACTACGCTCGGAGTGACATTTCCTGCTATAGATTTTTATTTATAACTAACTTACAATCATTTGTCGCTACGATTCCCCCTTTCAAGGGGGCAGGGGGATGTATTTGTCAGTACAACATCCTCCGTCCTTCGGACACCTCCTTCAAAGGAGGATTTTAAAGCCCTACAATTTGAGGAGAATTGACTATTACAAAAAAACCGACTGCTTTTCAGTCGGTTTTAAGATTTTTTATCGTTCATATCGTTGCAAAAATACACAAACTAACAGTGACGACAATCAATTTCTTTAATAAGTACTCACTCTTTGAGCCATTCCGTCCTTATCGCCACTCACCCGATGTGCTCCCACAGGCATTAGTATGGTGTTGGAGCTGTCGCCCTGCTTCCAAATAAGCACATATGAAGAGGTGAAATTCTTAATCCCCTCGGGAGTAACTTCTCCTGAAAGCACAACGATATTAGCATTTTTTACGTTTTTCTCCTGCCCGTACATTCGTGCATATAGCGTAAACCGATTACCGCTTCCGGTGATGTAAACACCTGCACCACTGAGGTTAGCATCTGCCGCCTTATAATCCAAAGTAGCGTGCCCATTTTTCTGAGTTGAAATTCGGTACGTGTAATCATTCCATTGGTGTCCTTTTTTGTAATTGTCACCCGGGTAAGGTTGCATCAAAATGTGAGGCGATGACAGATAGATGCCCTCAATATTCGGCGGATTGTTTCCTTCGTGAATCGCCATTCCTCCTTCTTTAAGTCGCTCAAGGTCTTCAGGTTTTATTTCGGAAAGAATGCTTTTTATTTCCACATCTATTTCCGGAGTGTTTACGGTTCCTACATTCAGCAGAGGAAGATAAAATTCTCCTTCTGTGATAGTTGCATCTCCCGAAGTAAATTCAAATGTTCCTTTGATGGTGTTATCAGTAATACTTTCAATCATAAGTTTTCCCTGCGAAGAATTAAATAATTCTTCATTGGTTCGGTACGATGCTTTCACCATTTCGGCTTTATTATCAATGGTATAGCTTCCTGCGGCTCTCGGGAAACCAAAATGCTTGATGTCTATCCCGTGAACAAGTTTTTCGCCCCATCTGCCATACAAAAACAAAATTGCTTTTCCGTTCGCCTCGCCAATAGCTGCGTGATGCAAGATGGCTTGCGTTTTAGTACCATTAATTTTTGCCTTGAAATAGTACCCTTCCTCCGAATTGTTGTTATCTTTCGTACAAGAAAACGCCGTCAGAATTACTGCCAGAACAATAACCAACCTAAAGTAATGTAATCTTTTCATATCCTTAATTATATTTTGTTTAGGCAAATGTACGCTTTTAGAAACAAAAAAGCTACTCTTTTTGGTTTTATTTAAGATATAAAAAAATAAGCCCTGATGCTTCACATCAAGACTTATTGCTAATTTATGTTTTGTATTTTATTACTCTGCGTACTGATAATCCTTAGTTTCATTGGCTTTGGCTTCCTGAACGTTAACTACAGCTTTATTTTTGTTGGTAACAAAAACTACAACTTTTACGTTAGCTAACTTCTCTCTACTCATTAAATTATATGAAAAATTTAAGTCGGCTTTCGTAACTTCCTTTCCTACAGTTAATGTTTCCAACGCATTACCCGATCCATCTCCATAAAAAGCTCTCAACACATCGTCGTGTCTGAAATTATAGTCTCCTGAGCCAGCTTGATAGTATGTAATATTATCTTCTGTTATAAAGACGTTATATTTCAAATCTTTTAGTCCGTTTTCTGCTGTTTTAAAACTAACCGAAACTGTACCACCTGTTTCTGTTAACTTAGAGGATATTTTTATTCCTATAGGCGAAGTTAGATTTTTTTCTAAGCGTTCAAAAATATGCTGAGCTGCATTACTTTTAAACAACTCTTGATCTCTATTTAACCTAAGCCACGGATAACTCCAATGAAAAGGAAATTCAGAATCATTACTTGGTAGAGTGGTAAGATGCCTTAATATTGCATCACTTCCTCTAATTTCCATAGGATCATACCTTCCACCTGAATCGTGGATTGCAACAACTGCAAATCTTTCCTTAAGCGGTGTGGTTGAGTTTTTTGCTTCGCGGATAGCCTCAATCATATATAAACAAGGAGGACACCAACTACCCGTAACATCTTCTACTAAAGCCTTATAAACAAAAGGACGTTTATCCTCTGCTGAAGGGTTGTTTTCCTCATTTTCTTTTGTTTCATTTCTTTCCTCTACCTCATTTGAAGAAGAGTTGTCATCTTTGCTACAAGAAACCACTAAAAAAGAAGCCAATACTACGGCTAAACCTGATAAAAAACTTTTTCTC
Proteins encoded in this region:
- a CDS encoding lipocalin-like domain-containing protein, with the translated sequence MVFLSFSCAKSKFNDTKKVKGVWMLESSSNQFEPNVNLSDCEKKTFYKFDDDSVFLSHSFIKEGNCETIKSKNSSYRVEDNQVYINDDQYLSISVEGDKLTTRTTTKRGIDPVVHIYRKVK
- a CDS encoding DUF6261 family protein, whose protein sequence is MIKTTYLKELRQKDYTQVLLNICTFAKQEDLETLQLKTIFDVFEQKVKVLDSSTSKETTKEETKIVEETDLARDRTFTAITSVIRAYFLSPDDAQAGRARKLIDEIEKYGKKITKQSFKSETTSIRNIINDINQSEKLKGTISELHLEEWLTLLGKQNEEFEKIYNARTEKMSEEETGKSKIARAEAQESFEHFAKAIGAYAFVRGEAPYKSLADKINTEIAQALSNIRKKRKKDTKEEQ
- a CDS encoding Omp28-related outer membrane protein, which codes for MRKSFLSGLAVVLASFLVVSCSKDDNSSSNEVEERNETKENEENNPSAEDKRPFVYKALVEDVTGSWCPPCLYMIEAIREAKNSTTPLKERFAVVAIHDSGGRYDPMEIRGSDAILRHLTTLPSNDSEFPFHWSYPWLRLNRDQELFKSNAAQHIFERLEKNLTSPIGIKISSKLTETGGTVSVSFKTAENGLKDLKYNVFITEDNITYYQAGSGDYNFRHDDVLRAFYGDGSGNALETLTVGKEVTKADLNFSYNLMSREKLANVKVVVFVTNKNKAVVNVQEAKANETKDYQYAE